From a single Pseudomonas triticicola genomic region:
- a CDS encoding alpha/beta hydrolase: MSLHPDLEAFLDLAQDSQDAGLPAMHQLTPSEARATFEQTTAQLRWPAPQDLEVTEIETLSRDGAALALRLYRPNGVASPLPVLVYFHGGGFVVGSLDSHDGVCREFCQRTPCAVLSVGYRLAPEHRFPTALEDGEDALSWLAENATSHGLDCSRVAVGGDSAGATLATVLAIQALRQPHTVAIAPKAQLLCYPVTDASRVHDSRLLFGEGYLLENDTLEWFYQHYARGPEDYLDWRFSPLLAQDLRGVAPAIVVLAGFDPLLDEGQAYVDRLRGQGVEVEVEVCAGLTHDLLRLGTVVPGVLEVYLRVGGALARALEIG, encoded by the coding sequence ATGTCGTTACACCCTGATCTGGAAGCTTTCCTCGACCTCGCTCAAGACAGCCAGGACGCCGGCCTGCCCGCCATGCACCAACTGACCCCGAGCGAGGCCCGCGCCACCTTCGAACAGACCACCGCGCAACTGCGCTGGCCGGCACCGCAGGATCTTGAAGTCACCGAGATTGAAACACTGTCCCGGGATGGCGCGGCGCTGGCGTTGCGTTTGTATCGGCCCAATGGAGTTGCCTCGCCGCTGCCGGTGTTGGTGTATTTCCATGGTGGCGGGTTTGTCGTTGGCAGCCTGGATTCCCACGACGGCGTCTGCCGCGAGTTTTGCCAGCGCACGCCGTGTGCGGTGCTCTCTGTGGGTTATCGGCTGGCGCCGGAGCATCGCTTTCCGACAGCGCTGGAGGATGGCGAGGACGCGTTGTCTTGGCTGGCCGAGAACGCGACGAGTCACGGTCTGGATTGTTCGCGGGTTGCGGTTGGCGGTGATAGCGCGGGTGCTACGTTGGCGACGGTGCTGGCGATTCAGGCGCTGCGGCAACCGCACACGGTAGCTATCGCGCCCAAGGCGCAGTTGTTGTGTTATCCGGTGACCGATGCTTCGCGGGTGCATGATTCGCGGCTGTTGTTTGGTGAGGGGTATTTGCTCGAGAACGACACGCTGGAGTGGTTTTATCAGCACTATGCGCGTGGGCCGGAGGATTATCTGGACTGGCGTTTTTCGCCGTTGCTGGCGCAGGATCTGCGCGGGGTTGCGCCGGCCATTGTGGTATTGGCCGGGTTTGATCCGTTGCTGGATGAGGGGCAGGCCTATGTCGACAGGCTGCGTGGGCAGGGGGTTGAGGTCGAGGTCGAGGTATGTGCCGGGTTGACTCATGATTTGTTGCGGTTGGGGACGGTGGTGCCTGGGGTTCTGGAGGTGTATCTGCGGGTGGGTGGGGCGCTTGCGCGGGCTCTTGAGATTGGGTGA